The proteins below are encoded in one region of Chitinophagaceae bacterium:
- the hutG gene encoding formimidoylglutamase translates to MYKKTEKNIWVGRYDVYDGELGYRWHNCIQFIDIENKESFPGTNFAITNVAFLGFCCDEGVSRNRGRIGASHAPNIIRKFASNLAWHYDTNVKIFDAGNVFCDNGILPESQELLGNCVDTLLKNNIFPILLGGGHEIAYGNFLGIYPHIKRKKLAILNIDAHFDMRKDPNTPTSGTSFLQISDFLKNKKEDFHYYCFGIQRFANTKALFQEVKNKEVTFLEAQTLLNMSIQNIQQYIQETLTPFEAVYLSIDMDSIDSAFAPGVSAPCVQGLYPHIVSEIIKTVLKTKKVISVDIAELNPEFDIDNRTARLSSTFLFDIINSSVL, encoded by the coding sequence ATGTATAAAAAAACAGAAAAAAATATTTGGGTAGGAAGATATGATGTGTATGACGGAGAATTAGGATACAGATGGCATAACTGTATTCAATTTATAGATATAGAAAATAAAGAATCATTTCCTGGTACTAATTTTGCCATTACCAACGTAGCTTTTTTAGGGTTTTGTTGTGATGAAGGAGTAAGTCGAAATCGTGGAAGAATAGGAGCATCTCATGCACCAAATATCATAAGAAAATTTGCTTCTAATCTTGCTTGGCACTACGATACAAATGTGAAAATATTTGATGCGGGGAATGTATTTTGTGATAATGGAATTCTACCCGAGAGTCAAGAACTATTAGGAAACTGTGTAGATACTCTTTTAAAAAATAATATATTTCCCATACTTCTCGGTGGAGGACATGAGATAGCTTATGGCAACTTTTTAGGAATATATCCACATATTAAAAGAAAAAAATTAGCTATACTCAATATAGATGCTCATTTTGATATGAGAAAAGACCCTAACACTCCCACATCAGGAACCTCATTCTTACAAATATCCGATTTTTTGAAAAATAAAAAAGAAGATTTTCACTATTACTGCTTCGGTATTCAACGATTTGCTAATACAAAAGCTCTTTTTCAAGAAGTGAAAAATAAAGAAGTCACTTTTTTAGAAGCTCAAACTTTACTCAATATGAGCATTCAAAATATACAGCAATATATCCAAGAAACTCTTACTCCATTCGAAGCCGTCTATCTATCCATAGATATGGACTCCATAGATTCTGCTTTTGCACCGGGAGTAAGTGCCCCTTGTGTGCAAGGATTATATCCTCACATAGTATCAGAAATAATAAAAACTGTTCTAAAAACAAAAAAAGTAATCAGTGTAGATATTGCAGAGCTCAATCCCGAATTCGATATAGATAATAGAACAGCAAGATTATCCAGCACCTTTTTATTTGATATAATTAACAGCTCTGTTTTATAA
- the surE gene encoding 5'/3'-nucleotidase SurE, translating into MKKKLILVTNDDGITSHGIRKLIELMKQLGDVVVVAPDSPQSGMGHAITIGNTLRLEQEDIFENIEAYKCSGTPADCVKMGKHYVLKGRKIDLIVSGVNHGTNTSISVLYSGTMSAAIEGAMQGIPSVGFSLCDFSSQADLSHTEDVILLIARQILEKGISKGIALNVNIPPKQKEPIRGIKICRQANASWEEVFENRFDPHGKPYFWMIGNFVNHDKGEDNDEWAIINNYVSIVPCQYDLTAHHVIKQINEEWDLNY; encoded by the coding sequence AGAATTGATGAAACAATTGGGCGACGTAGTAGTAGTAGCTCCCGATAGCCCCCAGTCAGGTATGGGACATGCTATAACAATCGGGAATACACTTCGTTTAGAACAAGAAGATATATTTGAAAATATAGAAGCATATAAATGTAGTGGTACACCCGCAGATTGTGTTAAAATGGGAAAGCATTATGTTTTAAAAGGTAGAAAAATAGACCTCATCGTAAGTGGAGTAAATCATGGAACTAATACTTCTATAAGTGTTCTTTATAGCGGAACTATGTCAGCCGCTATTGAAGGAGCAATGCAAGGAATACCATCTGTAGGATTTTCTCTTTGTGATTTTTCTTCTCAAGCAGATTTATCACACACGGAAGATGTTATTTTATTAATAGCAAGACAAATATTAGAAAAAGGAATTTCCAAAGGAATAGCTCTCAATGTTAATATTCCGCCCAAACAAAAAGAACCCATAAGAGGAATAAAAATTTGCAGGCAAGCAAATGCATCTTGGGAAGAAGTATTTGAAAATAGATTTGACCCGCATGGGAAGCCCTATTTTTGGATGATAGGAAATTTTGTTAACCATGATAAAGGCGAAGACAATGACGAATGGGCTATAATCAATAACTATGTATCTATAGTCCCTTGCCAATATGATTTAACAGCACATCACGTCATAAAACAAATAAACGAAGAATGGGATTTAAATTATTAA